The genomic segment CGAGAAGCTCAGCTACGTTCACACCAACCGACTGCTTCTCTACATCTTTGGCGTCTTCTCTTTCCTCTCGCTCGGCGCCGGAATGTGGCTGTTCGCGCTCTCTGCCCCGGCATTCTACTGGTATGGCGTCTTCGCGGGAGCAATGTGCATCTACTTGTTGATCTCCTACGCCGTCGGAATCATTGGACGAGACTGGGATTACAAGGCTCACTTGGATTTGGTTGAGCGCTTCCCTATTACCGAAGACAACGCCCCGACTGTCGATATCTACCTCCCCTGCTGTTCCGAGCCCATAGAAATTCTGGAAAACACATATAAGCACATTGTCAATATTGATTGGCCTACGTCCAAGCTCCAGGTTCACGTCATGGACGACGGCAACTCGGAACCGGTTCGACTTCTCGCTGAGAAATATGGCTTCAACTACTCCGTTCGCGATGACCGGCCCCGTCTCCGAAAGGCTGGCAACCTGCGATGGACCTTTGCACAGACCAGCGGAGAGTTCTTTGCCATTTTTGATGCTGACTTCTGCCCACGCCCTGACTTTGTTAAGGAATTGATGGTTGAGCACTTGGGCGATGATAAGACGGCCCTTGTTCAGAGCCCTCAGTACTTCCGCGTCACTGACGACCAAACTTGGGTTGAGCAGGGTGCGGGTGCCACTCAGGAATTGTTCTACCGTGTCGTGCAGGTCAATCGTAACAGATGGGGAGCCTCAATCTGCGTTGGAAGCAACGCTCTCTACCGTCGTGAGTCTCTTGTCGAGGTCGGTGGAACGGCCGAAATTGGCTTCTCCGAGGATGTTCACACTGGGTAAGTTTGATTCAACCAACTTGCAAGACCATTGACTAATATTTCACAGTTTTGGTGCGGTTGACCGCGGCTGGAAGGTCAAGTACATCCCGCTCTGCCTCGCCACCGGTGTTTGCCCCAACTCTCCTCGCGCCTTCTTCTCCCAGCAGATGCGATGGGCTCGTGGTTCAACGACTCTTCTTACAAACGGCCACTTCTGGGTCTCGAATCTCACCCTCATGCAAAAGATCTGTTATCTGTCAGGTTTGTACTTCTACTTCACAGCGATACAGCGACCATTCGCCCATCTAACCAAATGCAGGCTTCTTGTACTACGCTGCAGTTTCACTCAACATATTCCTTGCCCCTATTGCCGGCACTCTTCTCCTTGCTATCCGCCCGGAATGGTTCAAGTTCTGGAACCTGGCTTTTGCTATCCCTTCGATCCTATATGGTGTGATCCTCATGCGTTGCTGGGCTAAGGCCAAATATGGCTTCAACGTGCAGCATGCCATGACGGTCCAGAGCTACGCCTACCTCACCGCTATCAAGGATCGTCTCTTCAACATTGAGCTTCTCTGGGCTGCCTCTGGCGACT from the Colletotrichum lupini chromosome 3, complete sequence genome contains:
- a CDS encoding glycosyltransferase family 2 translates to MPFELLSHTHPRSVPRDSAVYFEEPNGTRVALREPDTTMSPPYTTRGASPDSSLTPPTNPFGSNPFDTDNDSSAAPSLASDSTFTVNAVGQTHPYDTTDRSGQRSSWADSSHHRLSRPDIVGCSTSVSSSPTNRFQEPSPLGREVPVYNEKGHHQSSSETDVEASHVPPIISDPEKAKETHTTALPPSSGESFPKRLYGRFRATYCPKEEPPLVLPVCPNDTEKLSYVHTNRLLLYIFGVFSFLSLGAGMWLFALSAPAFYWYGVFAGAMCIYLLISYAVGIIGRDWDYKAHLDLVERFPITEDNAPTVDIYLPCCSEPIEILENTYKHIVNIDWPTSKLQVHVMDDGNSEPVRLLAEKYGFNYSVRDDRPRLRKAGNLRWTFAQTSGEFFAIFDADFCPRPDFVKELMVEHLGDDKTALVQSPQYFRVTDDQTWVEQGAGATQELFYRVVQVNRNRWGASICVGSNALYRRESLVEVGGTAEIGFSEDVHTGFGAVDRGWKVKYIPLCLATGVCPNSPRAFFSQQMRWARGSTTLLTNGHFWVSNLTLMQKICYLSGFLYYAAVSLNIFLAPIAGTLLLAIRPEWFKFWNLAFAIPSILYGVILMRCWAKAKYGFNVQHAMTVQSYAYLTAIKDRLFNIELLWAASGDSKAHKSNKYRNMRLLCIIWTLIVTGAMVGVVTWRLVTGFTWYHPLPLIIINVYNLFINHYFMFCNW